In Schistocerca nitens isolate TAMUIC-IGC-003100 chromosome 10, iqSchNite1.1, whole genome shotgun sequence, a single window of DNA contains:
- the LOC126210283 gene encoding uncharacterized protein LOC126210283 isoform X1 translates to MSQVYENIFRDAVKDFRISEDCLISGYCNSLEEVETLLNQLKTVGFSYCVRSSRFKEPSSDVMKSKTKHFFKQMQGHVPIPFFGCAFAVESVWSRHCVLGPKYYKSKESSVPEHLEDHVTPRKRLRVMDTRKSNCPATLNMKCIRVYPDYSMHSANEHRDTKAKVLASLQKDLALPCPPKSYLRYYLTASPASAHTHATESVEASGYIHPSLVKEIKNLVVSGMTSLKVIKLALDRFVEINFTGTHIPGQMNTTFYPTEKTIYSHIYRTLYGTNKVLFDETRLQNQVDEWHKDLSNHMIYYRHCTGANGEVKPLLFCYQSSWQRDLLKKYGGSCLLDAAYKTSSYDISLFFIAVKSNVDYLVVGVFFFPPHSD, encoded by the exons gtggaaacacttctcaatcagctgaaaactgtggggttttcatactgcgtgagaagtagtcgttttaaagagccttcttcagatgttatgaaaa gtaaaacaaagcatttcttcaagcaaatgcagggacatgtccctatccccttttttggttgtgcatttgcagtggagagtgtgtggtcgaggcactgtgttttggggccaaaatactataaaagtaaagagtctagtgtacctgagcacttg GAAGACCATGTGACTCCTCGTAAGAGATTGAGGGTCATGGATACTAGAAAATCCAACTGCCCAGcaactttaaatatgaagtgtataagggtgtatcctgattacagtatgcactcagcaaatgaacacagggataccaaggcaaaa GTTCTTGCAAGTCTACAGAAAGATTTGGCATTGCCATGCCCGCCTAAGAGCTATCTACGTTATTATTTGACTGCTTCCCCAGCAAGTGCACACACACATGCTACTGAAAGTGTTGAAGCAAGTGGGTACATACATCCTTCACTTGTAAAGGAAATCAAAAACTTGGTAGTCAGTGGCATGACATCTCTCAAAGTCATTAAGTTGGCTCTAGACAGATTTGTTGAAatcaatttcactgggacacacataccaggtcaaatgaatactaccttttaccccacagagaaaactatttacagtcacatttatcggaccctttatggtacaaataaagtattgtttgacgagactagactgcagaatcaggttgatgagtggcacaaagacttgagcaatcacatgatttattatagacattgtacgggagccaatggagaagtgaaaccattacttttttgctatcagagcagttggcagagagatcttttgaagaagtatggGGGCAGTTGTTTGTTAGATGCAGCATACAAAACATCATcatatgatatttctttattttttatagctgtgaAGAGTAATGTGGACTATTTGGTTGTTGGggtgtttttttttcccccccattcagattga
- the LOC126210283 gene encoding uncharacterized protein LOC126210283 isoform X2, translating into MQGHVPIPFFGCAFAVESVWSRHCVLGPKYYKSKESSVPEHLEDHVTPRKRLRVMDTRKSNCPATLNMKCIRVYPDYSMHSANEHRDTKAKVLASLQKDLALPCPPKSYLRYYLTASPASAHTHATESVEASGYIHPSLVKEIKNLVVSGMTSLKVIKLALDRFVEINFTGTHIPGQMNTTFYPTEKTIYSHIYRTLYGTNKVLFDETRLQNQVDEWHKDLSNHMIYYRHCTGANGEVKPLLFCYQSSWQRDLLKKYGGSCLLDAAYKTSSYDISLFFIAVKSNVDYLVVGVFFFPPHSD; encoded by the exons atgcagggacatgtccctatccccttttttggttgtgcatttgcagtggagagtgtgtggtcgaggcactgtgttttggggccaaaatactataaaagtaaagagtctagtgtacctgagcacttg GAAGACCATGTGACTCCTCGTAAGAGATTGAGGGTCATGGATACTAGAAAATCCAACTGCCCAGcaactttaaatatgaagtgtataagggtgtatcctgattacagtatgcactcagcaaatgaacacagggataccaaggcaaaa GTTCTTGCAAGTCTACAGAAAGATTTGGCATTGCCATGCCCGCCTAAGAGCTATCTACGTTATTATTTGACTGCTTCCCCAGCAAGTGCACACACACATGCTACTGAAAGTGTTGAAGCAAGTGGGTACATACATCCTTCACTTGTAAAGGAAATCAAAAACTTGGTAGTCAGTGGCATGACATCTCTCAAAGTCATTAAGTTGGCTCTAGACAGATTTGTTGAAatcaatttcactgggacacacataccaggtcaaatgaatactaccttttaccccacagagaaaactatttacagtcacatttatcggaccctttatggtacaaataaagtattgtttgacgagactagactgcagaatcaggttgatgagtggcacaaagacttgagcaatcacatgatttattatagacattgtacgggagccaatggagaagtgaaaccattacttttttgctatcagagcagttggcagagagatcttttgaagaagtatggGGGCAGTTGTTTGTTAGATGCAGCATACAAAACATCATcatatgatatttctttattttttatagctgtgaAGAGTAATGTGGACTATTTGGTTGTTGGggtgtttttttttcccccccattcagattga